Proteins found in one Alphaproteobacteria bacterium genomic segment:
- the ligA gene encoding NAD-dependent DNA ligase LigA yields MPSSTTPVDQLTREEATQELEHLAKVIAHHDYLYHQQAAPAISDAAYDELIARNKAIETRFPDLRRIDSPSHRVGSAPAPGFKKVKHRAPMLSLDNAFTPDDVTDFLNRVRRFLQLSTDQPIEMVAEPKIDGLSASLNYQGGRFVLGATRGDGSEGEDITANLRTVKGIPLILQEEHAPQNVEIRGEVYMRRDDFLKINEARIASGEAEFANPRNAAAGSVRQLDPTITARRPLHFFAYAYATSEEHSDQSQSELLESLKRWGFSVTSLRQVCHNEADLMAFYHNLEAIRSDLDFDIDGVVYKVNNLDWQKRLGTVGRTPRHSIAHKFAAEKAETTLEDIIIQVGRTGVLTPVAVLKPVTVGGVVVQRATLHNEDELARKDVRIGDHVEIQRAGDVIPQVVRVILSKRSPSSKSYVFPKVCPVCGSEAVRQEGEVARRCTDGLVCPAQAVERLKHFVSRNGFDIEGMGEKHIEAFYQEGLIHAPGDIFTLEARDRQSLTPLRNKEGWGEQSAKNLFEAIAERRTISLDRFIYALGIPQVGAVTAKLLAKHYRTLPTLCQQMVEAHDNGSEAWADLLALEGIGENMASDLVDFFNLPHNQKIVDDLAALLTIPEFIVEAAISSPLTGKTIVFTGTLSTLSRAEAKARAERMGAKVTGSVTNKTDYVVVGEDAGSKAKAAKELGISCLSEEEFIKLILSS; encoded by the coding sequence ATGCCCAGTTCGACCACCCCCGTTGATCAACTCACCCGCGAGGAAGCTACACAAGAGCTTGAGCACCTTGCAAAAGTGATTGCGCACCATGATTATCTCTATCATCAACAAGCAGCCCCTGCGATTAGCGATGCGGCCTATGATGAACTGATTGCCCGGAATAAAGCCATTGAGACGCGTTTCCCGGATTTGCGACGCATTGATAGCCCTTCCCATCGCGTAGGCTCGGCCCCTGCCCCCGGTTTTAAGAAGGTGAAGCATCGCGCGCCTATGCTCTCCCTCGATAATGCTTTTACGCCAGATGATGTTACGGACTTCCTCAATCGTGTCCGCCGATTCCTGCAGCTGTCAACAGACCAACCCATAGAAATGGTGGCAGAGCCCAAGATCGATGGTCTGTCAGCCTCTCTCAACTACCAAGGGGGACGCTTTGTATTGGGCGCAACGCGCGGCGATGGCAGCGAGGGCGAAGATATCACCGCGAACTTACGGACCGTCAAAGGCATTCCCCTAATCCTCCAGGAAGAACATGCTCCCCAAAATGTGGAAATCCGTGGTGAAGTGTATATGCGCCGGGATGATTTCCTCAAGATCAATGAGGCACGAATCGCATCAGGAGAGGCCGAGTTTGCCAATCCTCGCAATGCAGCAGCGGGTTCCGTTCGACAGCTCGACCCCACCATCACCGCAAGGCGACCTTTGCATTTCTTTGCCTATGCTTATGCGACTTCTGAGGAGCACAGCGATCAATCACAGAGTGAGCTCTTAGAATCTTTAAAACGTTGGGGATTCTCAGTCACCTCTTTGCGCCAGGTTTGTCACAATGAAGCTGATTTAATGGCCTTTTATCATAACCTTGAAGCGATTCGTTCTGACCTTGATTTTGACATCGATGGCGTGGTTTATAAGGTGAACAATCTGGACTGGCAGAAACGCCTCGGCACCGTGGGGCGCACGCCGCGTCATTCCATCGCCCACAAATTTGCCGCCGAAAAGGCGGAAACCACCTTAGAAGACATTATCATTCAAGTGGGACGCACCGGAGTCTTGACGCCCGTCGCCGTCTTGAAGCCCGTCACTGTTGGCGGCGTCGTTGTCCAGCGGGCAACGTTACACAATGAGGATGAGCTTGCCCGAAAAGATGTGCGCATTGGGGATCACGTCGAAATTCAACGAGCGGGGGATGTTATTCCCCAGGTCGTGCGCGTGATCTTATCCAAACGATCTCCCTCCTCGAAAAGTTATGTTTTCCCTAAAGTTTGCCCCGTCTGTGGTAGTGAAGCTGTCCGGCAAGAAGGGGAAGTGGCCCGGCGTTGCACCGACGGCCTGGTGTGTCCCGCCCAAGCGGTTGAGCGCCTAAAACACTTTGTCTCCCGTAATGGCTTTGATATTGAGGGAATGGGCGAGAAACACATCGAAGCGTTCTATCAGGAGGGCTTGATCCACGCGCCAGGAGATATTTTTACCCTGGAGGCACGCGATCGTCAGTCTCTTACCCCTTTGCGCAACAAGGAAGGCTGGGGGGAGCAATCTGCTAAAAACCTATTTGAGGCAATAGCTGAGCGCCGTACCATCTCTTTGGATCGGTTCATCTATGCTTTAGGCATCCCCCAAGTGGGGGCCGTGACCGCTAAACTCCTGGCCAAGCACTATCGTACTTTACCAACACTCTGCCAACAAATGGTAGAAGCACATGACAATGGGTCAGAGGCATGGGCAGATCTCCTTGCTTTAGAGGGCATTGGCGAGAACATGGCATCCGACCTCGTGGACTTCTTCAACCTGCCTCACAATCAAAAGATCGTGGACGATTTGGCCGCCCTCCTCACCATTCCCGAATTCATCGTCGAAGCTGCAATTTCATCACCTTTAACTGGCAAAACCATTGTCTTCACAGGAACTCTCTCAACATTAAGCCGCGCCGAGGCCAAAGCCCGCGCTGAGCGCATGGGCGCCAAAGTGACGGGCAGCGTCACCAACAAGACGGACTATGTGGTGGTGGGTGAAGATGCAGGCTCCAAGGCCAAAGCTGCCAAGGAGCTGGGGATTTCATGTTTAAGTGAAGAAGAGTTTATAAAATTAATCCTCTCATCATGA